In one window of Armatimonadia bacterium DNA:
- a CDS encoding S41 family peptidase, whose product MFAGLGVVVCVLLGSSLPAQQAPVIRDCHYPGLSPDGSRIAFSYQGDIWVADVATGDARRLTLSDAYDSRPRFSPDGKQLAFVSDRYGNSDLFVMPAGGGEIQRVTYHSGGDTLTDWSPDGTKLLFSSARDHDRLAPYEIELKTGYVHPVLRDVCSVSANSYSPDGRYVLGIRDGITWWRKGYTGSANAELAMYDTRQDTLKLLTDNPGMDNWPVMSADGKRVFFVSERNCRPNVFEMNLADSRVRRLTSFDTDAVNFLQISRDGKWLAFEWNFDLWRMPTTGGTPLRIALHAPVDYRQTFETDTTLTDGIQEMEVNRDGSLVAVRVRDDILFVKPDLKNDSIRLTDWQGFEGDYFWSPDGKQLAYTTQQEPAESIWVVDGATRQKRRLVHDDKFYLDLIGYTPDGKKLLFRHNAGGDGIFAADPQTGEVTRFLSDPNIQEVRISPDGRWVLAQIDDPRSGTDLFVKPLAGGEWVNITREPKGSWTPWWSPDGKRIYFASSREGNTEIYSVELQREPAKFEDYEQQLADKEKEKKEKEKEKKTEKPAAAATEENKSKTEEKPAAEKTEEKPWKYTTIDPFEIDFTEIYERAKCLTNTPDNESSLIVTPDGKTLLYIKGREIWAMDPDGKNQRRLVTGSFDLGALRLQEDGKALFFLDGGKLKKAPIAGGNPTDISWKAKIHTDDRLVQKEALRQAWAMLDESFYSANLHGVDWPAQYKRYSLLCDGTLGRDDLQHLIGRMIGELDGSHLGISGGTAPTGPSTASLGIVADPKYRGPGIKVLEVLPNGPLDLPEARVAAGEYLLSIDGKEVSNNEDFCRLLSNREGERLKLKVNKEPKAEGAREVSAKPISLGTVGELRYQDWLRRNREMTTKLSGGKVYYLHIRSMDDASFTRFERELNGAAQHCEALLLDVRNNGGGNTHDRLLEDLTKTVHAWNAARNTPLRSSPFSQFDGPKALLINEHSASDAEIFPNGFRQKGLGPLVGRTTSGMVIGTSDRTLVNGFRFRVPWVGWYTMDGIDLENLGVKPDYEVPFSYEDYRDGKDPQIEKAVSLLMETLQKTGGRKQPMRPMGG is encoded by the coding sequence ATGTTTGCGGGCCTTGGCGTGGTCGTCTGCGTGTTGCTCGGTTCCAGCCTTCCAGCCCAGCAAGCCCCTGTCATCCGCGATTGTCATTACCCCGGTCTCAGTCCCGACGGCTCCCGCATCGCCTTCTCTTACCAGGGCGACATCTGGGTTGCCGACGTTGCCACCGGCGACGCACGGCGGCTCACTCTCAGCGACGCCTATGACTCGCGACCGCGCTTCTCGCCGGACGGAAAGCAACTGGCCTTCGTATCGGACCGCTACGGCAACAGCGATCTGTTCGTCATGCCTGCCGGTGGCGGGGAGATTCAGCGCGTCACCTACCACAGCGGCGGCGACACCCTGACCGACTGGTCGCCCGACGGTACGAAGCTCTTGTTCAGCTCCGCCCGCGACCACGACCGCTTGGCACCCTATGAGATCGAGCTGAAGACCGGCTACGTGCATCCGGTGCTGCGCGACGTGTGCTCGGTGTCGGCCAACAGCTACAGCCCCGACGGCCGCTATGTGTTGGGAATTCGCGACGGTATCACGTGGTGGCGCAAGGGCTACACGGGATCGGCCAATGCCGAGCTTGCGATGTACGACACGCGTCAGGACACGCTGAAACTGCTCACCGACAATCCGGGGATGGACAACTGGCCCGTGATGAGTGCGGATGGCAAGCGTGTCTTCTTCGTCAGTGAGCGCAACTGCCGACCGAACGTCTTCGAGATGAACCTGGCCGATAGCCGGGTGCGCCGGCTCACCTCCTTCGACACCGACGCCGTCAACTTCCTGCAGATCTCCCGCGACGGCAAGTGGCTGGCGTTCGAGTGGAACTTCGACCTCTGGCGCATGCCCACTACCGGCGGCACTCCCCTGAGGATCGCCCTGCACGCCCCGGTTGACTACCGCCAGACCTTCGAGACCGATACCACGCTGACCGACGGCATCCAGGAGATGGAGGTCAACCGCGACGGGTCGCTGGTGGCGGTCCGCGTCCGCGACGACATCCTCTTCGTGAAGCCCGACCTCAAGAACGATTCGATCCGCCTCACCGACTGGCAGGGCTTCGAGGGCGACTACTTCTGGTCACCCGACGGCAAGCAGCTCGCCTACACCACCCAACAGGAGCCGGCGGAGTCGATCTGGGTAGTTGACGGCGCTACCCGGCAGAAGCGAAGGCTCGTGCATGACGACAAGTTCTACCTCGACCTGATCGGGTACACGCCGGATGGCAAGAAGCTCCTGTTCCGTCATAACGCCGGTGGCGACGGCATCTTCGCGGCTGATCCGCAGACCGGCGAGGTCACCCGGTTCCTCAGCGACCCCAATATCCAGGAAGTGCGCATCTCTCCGGACGGTCGCTGGGTCCTGGCCCAGATCGATGACCCGCGTTCCGGCACCGACCTGTTCGTCAAGCCTCTGGCCGGTGGCGAGTGGGTAAACATCACCCGCGAACCGAAGGGAAGCTGGACGCCCTGGTGGTCGCCCGACGGCAAGCGCATCTACTTCGCCTCCAGTCGAGAGGGGAACACGGAGATCTACTCGGTGGAGCTCCAGCGTGAGCCCGCCAAGTTCGAGGACTACGAGCAGCAACTGGCCGACAAGGAGAAAGAGAAGAAGGAAAAGGAGAAGGAGAAGAAGACCGAGAAGCCGGCCGCTGCTGCCACCGAGGAGAACAAGTCCAAGACGGAGGAGAAACCGGCTGCTGAGAAGACTGAGGAGAAGCCCTGGAAGTACACGACCATCGACCCCTTCGAGATCGACTTCACCGAGATCTATGAGCGCGCCAAGTGCCTGACGAATACCCCGGATAACGAGAGCAGCCTGATCGTCACGCCCGATGGCAAGACTCTCCTCTACATCAAGGGGCGCGAGATCTGGGCGATGGACCCGGACGGCAAGAACCAGCGGCGTCTGGTAACGGGCAGCTTCGACCTGGGTGCCCTGCGGCTACAGGAGGACGGCAAGGCTCTCTTCTTCCTTGATGGCGGCAAGCTCAAGAAGGCCCCGATCGCCGGCGGGAACCCGACGGACATCTCCTGGAAAGCGAAGATCCACACCGACGACCGGCTGGTGCAGAAGGAAGCGCTCCGCCAGGCCTGGGCGATGCTCGACGAGAGCTTCTACTCGGCCAACCTGCACGGTGTCGACTGGCCGGCGCAGTACAAGCGCTACAGCCTGCTCTGTGACGGCACCCTCGGGCGGGACGACCTGCAGCACCTGATCGGACGTATGATCGGCGAGCTCGACGGCTCGCACCTGGGCATCTCCGGCGGCACTGCTCCGACCGGGCCGTCCACGGCAAGTCTGGGAATCGTGGCAGACCCGAAGTACCGTGGCCCGGGTATCAAAGTCCTCGAGGTCCTTCCCAACGGGCCGCTGGACCTACCCGAAGCCAGGGTGGCTGCGGGTGAGTACCTCCTGAGTATCGACGGCAAGGAGGTCTCCAACAACGAGGACTTCTGCCGGCTCCTCAGCAACCGCGAGGGCGAGCGCCTCAAGCTCAAGGTCAACAAGGAACCGAAAGCCGAGGGTGCCCGGGAGGTCTCCGCCAAGCCCATCTCCCTGGGGACTGTGGGTGAGCTGCGCTACCAGGACTGGCTGCGCAGGAACCGCGAGATGACCACCAAGCTGTCCGGGGGCAAGGTCTACTACCTGCATATCCGCTCCATGGACGATGCCTCCTTCACTCGCTTCGAGCGCGAGCTCAACGGTGCCGCGCAGCATTGCGAGGCACTGCTGCTTGACGTGCGCAACAACGGCGGCGGCAACACACACGACCGCCTGCTGGAGGACCTCACCAAGACTGTCCACGCCTGGAACGCGGCTCGCAACACGCCTCTTCGCTCCTCACCCTTCTCGCAGTTCGACGGGCCGAAGGCGCTGCTCATCAACGAGCACTCCGCCTCGGACGCCGAGATCTTCCCGAACGGGTTCCGCCAGAAGGGCCTGGGCCCGCTGGTCGGAAGGACGACCTCAGGCATGGTCATCGGCACCTCCGATCGCACGCTGGTCAACGGGTTCCGGTTCCGTGTGCCCTGGGTCGGCTGGTACACGATGGACGGCATCGACCTGGAGAACCTGGGCGTGAAGCCGGACTACGAGGTGCCTTTCTCCTACGAGGACTACCGCGACGGCAAGGACCCGCAGATTGAGAAGGCGGTCAGTCTACTCATGGAGACGCTGCAGAAGACCGGCGGCCGCAAGCAACCGATGCGACCCATGGGAGGCTGA
- a CDS encoding Gfo/Idh/MocA family oxidoreductase — translation MPKTVKVAFIGSGGMAKSHVPGLKEMQDVELVGFCDVALERAQAMADEHGGQAFADAGKMLDTVTPDCCYVLLPPFAHGAAEMACVERDIPFFVEKPINRDYNQAAGIAEAVEDKGLLTSAGYMNRYRKAIQAAKKSLEQDPAIYVSGGWIGGKPNPSPERPISMWWVQKAKSGGQFVEQVTHTVDVVRFLCGEATHVSAFAAEGFNQNIPGYDIDDALAVTIHFANGGVANLHSCCGCNAHGGVTLDVFAGNVAYEFRGWAHDCKVYKEHKVAEEIKGEPDIFVIEDEAFMEAVRTGDPAPVQCTYADALKTLEITLAANASAEQGKIVKLSG, via the coding sequence ATGCCCAAGACAGTAAAGGTTGCCTTCATCGGCAGTGGCGGTATGGCCAAGTCCCACGTTCCCGGCCTGAAGGAAATGCAGGACGTTGAACTCGTCGGCTTCTGCGACGTTGCCCTGGAGCGCGCGCAGGCCATGGCAGACGAGCACGGTGGTCAGGCCTTCGCGGACGCGGGGAAGATGCTCGATACCGTTACCCCCGACTGCTGCTACGTGCTGCTCCCGCCCTTCGCCCACGGTGCGGCTGAGATGGCCTGCGTCGAGCGCGATATCCCCTTCTTCGTGGAGAAGCCCATCAACCGCGACTACAACCAGGCGGCCGGGATTGCTGAGGCCGTCGAGGACAAGGGCCTGCTCACCTCAGCCGGCTACATGAACCGCTACCGCAAGGCGATCCAGGCGGCGAAGAAGAGCCTGGAGCAGGACCCGGCCATCTACGTCTCCGGCGGCTGGATCGGCGGCAAGCCGAACCCGAGTCCCGAGCGGCCCATCAGCATGTGGTGGGTTCAGAAGGCCAAGAGCGGCGGTCAGTTCGTCGAGCAGGTCACCCACACCGTCGACGTCGTCCGCTTCCTCTGCGGCGAGGCGACTCATGTGAGCGCCTTCGCGGCCGAGGGCTTCAACCAGAACATCCCGGGCTATGACATCGACGACGCCCTGGCCGTGACCATCCACTTCGCCAACGGCGGCGTGGCTAATCTGCACTCCTGCTGCGGATGCAATGCCCACGGTGGCGTGACGCTCGACGTCTTCGCCGGCAACGTCGCCTACGAGTTCCGCGGCTGGGCTCACGACTGCAAGGTCTACAAGGAGCATAAGGTCGCGGAGGAGATCAAGGGCGAGCCCGACATCTTCGTCATCGAGGACGAGGCCTTCATGGAGGCCGTGCGGACGGGCGATCCGGCGCCGGTTCAGTGCACCTACGCAGACGCCCTTAAGACGCTGGAGATCACCCTGGCTGCAAATGCCTCCGCGGAGCAGGGCAAGATCGTCAAGTTGTCGGGGTAG
- a CDS encoding family 10 glycosylhydrolase — protein sequence MQLSQAHHDAVNRRRRIVVQYDAHGQLGADFGEWLDFRFRYFDQPGSQVDSIFWDVGFGSWAPYPSQVLERFEHPGLRLWWDQGIDWIAGLVTQTHQRGLEAFWNHRVSEVDLSPTESLDPGCTLMLDRRNPLKEAHPDWVLKTWWWQGMWNYAVPQVREFQVAILREVAETYDLEGFQLDFARHVPCLPVGRQWELRDQVTEFLRMVRSMLEEVAASRGRPYLLAARIPQTLAGCHADGFDIAQWVHEDLVDILTLGSRSMTVDLADFAEVVAGHNLKLQPCFDDHHATDGYRFPPVEFLRGVFANWWAQGADSVATFNWTNAPAQECEELIAKGWQRAMFNEPGPASHGQAYCEVGSPDTIARKDKVFAVERRGGYPWAEGFFNRNDEALLPLPLRNDGTAAQVPLYLGDPLRSDADQVAGLKLRLVLFGAREGDRIAASLNGMELPVEVCDHGWKDPQIFSPAPQPASGGRGQYAVDPRQQLLRLDFLLPASLCRRGWNRVDVWIADRIAYVVRDIALEKVELHVQYR from the coding sequence GTGCAGCTGAGTCAGGCGCACCACGATGCCGTGAATCGTCGTCGTCGCATCGTCGTGCAGTACGATGCTCACGGGCAACTCGGGGCGGATTTCGGCGAGTGGCTCGACTTCCGCTTCCGCTACTTCGACCAGCCCGGCAGCCAGGTTGACAGCATCTTCTGGGACGTGGGCTTCGGAAGCTGGGCGCCGTACCCCAGCCAGGTGCTCGAGCGCTTCGAGCATCCCGGGCTGCGCTTGTGGTGGGATCAGGGGATTGACTGGATCGCGGGGTTGGTGACCCAGACCCATCAGCGGGGCCTGGAGGCCTTCTGGAATCACCGCGTGAGCGAGGTAGATCTCAGCCCGACCGAGAGCCTCGACCCCGGCTGCACGCTCATGCTCGACCGCCGCAATCCCCTCAAGGAAGCTCATCCGGACTGGGTTCTCAAGACCTGGTGGTGGCAGGGCATGTGGAACTACGCGGTGCCCCAGGTCCGCGAGTTCCAGGTCGCCATCCTTCGTGAGGTTGCCGAAACCTACGACCTCGAGGGCTTCCAGCTCGACTTCGCCCGGCACGTACCGTGTCTGCCTGTCGGCCGACAGTGGGAATTGCGCGACCAAGTCACCGAGTTTCTCCGCATGGTCCGTTCGATGCTGGAGGAGGTCGCGGCGAGCCGTGGACGCCCTTATCTGCTGGCGGCCCGTATCCCGCAGACTCTCGCCGGCTGCCATGCCGACGGCTTCGACATCGCTCAGTGGGTGCACGAGGACCTGGTGGATATCCTCACACTGGGCTCGCGGTCCATGACGGTCGACCTGGCGGACTTCGCCGAAGTGGTTGCCGGACACAACCTCAAGCTCCAGCCCTGCTTCGACGACCACCATGCGACCGATGGTTACCGCTTTCCGCCGGTTGAGTTCCTGCGGGGAGTGTTCGCCAACTGGTGGGCACAGGGAGCCGACAGCGTAGCGACCTTCAACTGGACCAACGCTCCGGCCCAAGAGTGCGAGGAGCTGATCGCGAAGGGCTGGCAGCGGGCAATGTTCAACGAGCCGGGGCCCGCTTCTCACGGGCAGGCCTACTGCGAGGTGGGTAGCCCCGACACGATCGCGCGCAAGGACAAGGTGTTCGCCGTTGAGCGACGGGGCGGCTATCCCTGGGCGGAGGGCTTCTTCAACCGCAATGACGAGGCCCTGCTACCGCTGCCTTTGCGCAACGACGGCACGGCAGCACAGGTCCCTCTGTACTTGGGCGATCCCCTCCGCAGTGACGCGGACCAGGTTGCGGGCCTCAAGCTTCGCCTCGTCCTCTTCGGGGCAAGAGAGGGTGACAGGATCGCTGCCTCGCTCAACGGAATGGAGCTTCCGGTGGAGGTCTGCGACCATGGCTGGAAGGACCCGCAGATCTTCTCACCGGCACCTCAGCCCGCCTCTGGCGGCAGAGGGCAGTACGCCGTCGATCCCCGCCAGCAACTGCTCCGGCTGGACTTCCTGCTGCCGGCGTCCCTGTGTCGGCGTGGATGGAACCGCGTGGACGTCTGGATCGCAGACCGTATCGCCTATGTGGTCCGCGATATCGCCCTGGAGAAGGTCGAACTGCACGTGCAGTACCGCTGA
- a CDS encoding aldo/keto reductase yields MQYRRLGKTDLEVSIVGFGAIKLPKVDQEEATAALNRALDLGVNFVDTARAYRDSEEKIGIALESRRDEYYLATKTVQRQAGEARAELETSLRNLRTDHVDLWQLHSVSTWEQWEQINAPGGAVEVGAAALTEGKIRHFGITIHRDWRVMQAAIESGLFETLMVAYSPLDSEGVHEVVLPLAQEHDLGVIIMKALSGGQLALPAEAKVAGLGGADAVVAGSLRFVLGNPAVSVVIPGITCVREIEEDAALGEDYNPLSADELQELRRLIGGLGQEYRYKQACLRCEYCLPCPQGLVIPEIFRAVHMKTQYPEELRHMGDELWESLEVYPDACVECGTCMKKCPAGLNIPEKLQAAAAVFER; encoded by the coding sequence ATGCAGTACCGCCGTCTGGGAAAGACTGACTTGGAGGTTTCCATCGTAGGCTTCGGCGCCATCAAGCTGCCGAAGGTCGACCAGGAGGAGGCAACCGCTGCGCTCAACCGGGCGCTGGACCTGGGCGTCAACTTCGTCGACACCGCTCGGGCCTACCGCGACAGCGAGGAGAAGATCGGCATCGCCCTGGAGAGCCGCCGGGACGAGTACTACCTCGCGACCAAGACCGTGCAGCGTCAGGCCGGGGAAGCACGCGCCGAACTGGAGACGAGCCTGCGCAATCTACGCACAGATCACGTGGACCTGTGGCAACTCCACAGCGTCAGCACCTGGGAGCAATGGGAGCAGATCAACGCGCCCGGCGGAGCCGTCGAGGTCGGAGCGGCTGCCCTCACAGAGGGCAAGATCCGGCACTTCGGGATCACCATCCACCGCGACTGGCGCGTCATGCAGGCCGCCATCGAGTCCGGTCTCTTCGAGACCCTCATGGTCGCCTACTCGCCGCTGGATTCCGAGGGCGTGCACGAGGTTGTTCTGCCGCTGGCCCAGGAGCACGACCTGGGCGTCATCATCATGAAGGCGCTGTCGGGCGGCCAGCTTGCTCTGCCTGCCGAGGCGAAGGTGGCGGGACTTGGCGGAGCCGACGCCGTCGTGGCGGGGTCACTGCGCTTCGTCCTGGGAAACCCGGCCGTCAGCGTTGTCATCCCCGGTATCACCTGCGTGCGGGAGATCGAGGAGGATGCGGCTCTCGGCGAGGACTACAACCCGCTCTCGGCCGACGAACTCCAGGAGCTGCGCCGTCTCATCGGCGGCCTGGGTCAGGAGTACCGCTACAAGCAGGCCTGCCTGCGCTGTGAGTACTGCCTTCCCTGCCCGCAGGGCCTTGTCATTCCGGAGATCTTCCGCGCCGTCCACATGAAGACGCAGTACCCGGAGGAGCTCAGACACATGGGCGACGAGCTCTGGGAGAGTCTCGAGGTCTACCCGGACGCCTGCGTGGAGTGCGGAACCTGCATGAAGAAGTGCCCCGCCGGGCTGAACATCCCGGAGAAGCTACAGGCCGCCGCGGCTGTGTTCGAGCGGTAG
- a CDS encoding MFS transporter, translating to MARPQLWTRDFVLVSLVNFLVALNFYLLMIVVSGYAMERFGASPSEAGLSASIFIIGGLAARLLCGKWIGRVGYKRALYVGVILNLLMTVSYFGANSFVLLLAVRLLHGAAFGITTTTTATIVGSIVPKERSGEGIGYYGLSQILATAVGPFLGIFISQRGSFGMIFAACAVASAISLVVTPLLSIAGTQLTREQLAEMKGFKLSNLVEARVIPISTVAMLIFLCYSSVVSFLTVYAKQIRLVDAASFFFLVYAVVILISRPFVGRLFDVKGENSIMYSAIAAFAVGMVLFSQAHHGYTLLMAGGLIGLGFGAIQSSTQAISVKMTPRHRMGLANSTYYTLSDVGMGVGPLMVGFVVPFAGYRGMYMVVAGVAAACLLLYYVLHGRKEPASLVGMEGEAGYPLSGRQPPEPCVLTISRQLGSGGALIGRELARRLGISCFDREILHRAALQLDASEDLLEDQDERIRTVWESVLQSLAAGNPESLYFPPPLNIPTDGALRQVEAAVIAHIARTQSAIVVGRGGIHTLQTHPRHISVFLHAPTGFRQHRVQELYHVSAREAQERLECSDRDRARYHASLSGRDWGDARQYDLCLDVASLGVAVAVEMLLRCWHSRFGTDCEGNEERASANSLLPALGERPQRTA from the coding sequence ATGGCCAGACCACAACTATGGACAAGAGACTTCGTGCTCGTTTCCCTCGTCAATTTCCTGGTTGCTCTGAACTTCTACTTACTGATGATAGTTGTCTCCGGGTATGCAATGGAGCGATTCGGCGCCTCACCAAGTGAGGCGGGCCTTTCCGCCAGCATCTTCATCATCGGCGGACTCGCGGCACGTCTTCTGTGCGGGAAGTGGATCGGGCGCGTTGGCTACAAGAGGGCGCTCTACGTAGGGGTCATCCTGAATCTGCTCATGACGGTGTCGTACTTTGGAGCCAATAGTTTCGTCCTCCTGCTCGCGGTCCGCTTGCTCCATGGCGCGGCCTTTGGGATTACCACGACGACAACGGCGACGATTGTTGGCAGTATCGTTCCGAAGGAAAGAAGCGGCGAAGGGATTGGCTATTATGGTTTGAGCCAGATCTTGGCAACCGCCGTCGGTCCCTTCCTGGGCATATTCATCAGTCAGCGTGGCAGTTTCGGCATGATCTTCGCCGCCTGCGCAGTTGCCTCGGCAATCAGCCTTGTGGTCACGCCCTTGCTATCCATAGCTGGCACGCAGTTGACACGAGAGCAGTTGGCGGAGATGAAGGGGTTCAAGCTGAGCAATCTTGTTGAGGCCAGAGTCATCCCGATCTCAACCGTCGCCATGCTGATTTTCCTGTGCTATTCCAGCGTCGTCTCTTTCCTGACCGTGTATGCCAAGCAAATCCGTCTGGTAGATGCAGCCAGCTTCTTCTTTCTGGTGTATGCGGTGGTGATCCTGATTTCGAGGCCGTTCGTTGGCCGCCTGTTTGACGTGAAGGGCGAGAACTCGATCATGTACTCAGCGATCGCAGCCTTTGCTGTTGGCATGGTTCTGTTCAGCCAGGCCCATCATGGGTACACACTGCTGATGGCCGGAGGTCTGATCGGTCTTGGCTTTGGGGCCATACAGTCCAGCACTCAGGCCATTTCTGTCAAAATGACGCCGCGGCATCGCATGGGGCTGGCGAACTCAACCTATTACACGCTGTCAGACGTGGGAATGGGAGTTGGCCCCTTGATGGTCGGGTTTGTGGTCCCCTTCGCTGGTTACCGGGGCATGTATATGGTTGTGGCAGGTGTGGCGGCGGCGTGCCTGTTGCTGTACTACGTGCTGCATGGGAGGAAGGAGCCGGCATCCCTGGTGGGCATGGAAGGCGAAGCTGGCTACCCCCTCAGTGGCCGGCAACCTCCAGAGCCGTGTGTACTGACGATCAGTCGACAACTCGGGAGTGGCGGTGCTCTCATCGGACGCGAGCTTGCCCGCCGGCTCGGCATCTCTTGCTTTGACCGTGAGATACTCCACCGCGCCGCCCTGCAACTCGATGCCTCCGAGGACTTACTCGAGGACCAGGACGAGAGGATCAGGACAGTATGGGAGTCGGTGCTCCAGTCTCTCGCGGCAGGAAACCCTGAGAGCCTGTATTTTCCTCCGCCTCTGAACATCCCGACGGACGGCGCACTGCGTCAGGTCGAGGCGGCAGTCATCGCGCACATCGCCCGGACGCAAAGCGCGATCGTCGTGGGCCGAGGTGGCATCCACACTCTACAGACGCATCCCAGACATATCAGTGTCTTTCTCCATGCGCCCACTGGCTTCCGGCAGCACCGTGTGCAGGAGTTGTACCATGTGTCTGCCCGCGAAGCCCAGGAGAGGCTTGAGTGCAGCGATCGTGACCGGGCTCGGTACCACGCCTCGCTCTCGGGCCGGGACTGGGGGGATGCCAGACAGTACGACCTGTGCCTGGATGTGGCCTCATTGGGGGTCGCGGTAGCTGTTGAGATGCTGCTCCGATGCTGGCACAGCCGTTTCGGCACCGACTGCGAGGGGAATGAGGAGAGGGCTAGCGCGAACTCGCTGCTTCCCGCTCTTGGCGAACGCCCTCAGCGAACAGCCTAG
- a CDS encoding P1 family peptidase, with the protein MRKPVILAIAGGSADHASGDFVIAFSTGNRLSARGEQRTTGSGLVAETGLSGLFRATIETTEEAILNSLLRVETMVGRDGVERLAIPVGTLLEVLCRQNLPPPQESKRAGNEGASGL; encoded by the coding sequence ATGCGAAAGCCCGTCATCCTTGCCATCGCCGGTGGCAGCGCCGACCACGCCAGCGGGGACTTCGTCATCGCCTTCTCCACCGGCAACCGCCTCTCGGCGCGGGGTGAGCAGCGCACTACGGGTAGCGGCCTCGTGGCCGAGACAGGTCTCTCCGGCCTCTTCCGCGCGACCATCGAGACCACCGAGGAGGCCATCCTCAACTCCCTCCTCCGGGTGGAGACGATGGTGGGGCGCGATGGAGTCGAGCGTCTGGCGATTCCGGTAGGGACGCTGCTGGAGGTGCTGTGCAGGCAGAATCTCCCCCCCCCGCAAGAGTCCAAGCGCGCTGGGAATGAGGGCGCATCAGGACTTTGA